In the genome of Rhizobium etli 8C-3, one region contains:
- a CDS encoding DNA cytosine methyltransferase: MSIDDIHAFAEKQGWADPIIFDSFAGGGGASEGIKQALGRSPNYAINHDADALALHEANHPETVHLSENVYKIDPLDYLRGRHVGLAWFSPDCKHFSKAKGGKPVARNIRDLCWIIPGWIDRIQQSGGRVDIVIMENVEEFKDYGPLITTDRGEVPDPARKGETFQKWCKKLRGLGAKIEMRELRGRDYGAPTIRKRLFIIMRFDGQKIVWPKPTHGSPDDPEVIAGRKLPWPIVADCIDWSIPCPSIFDTADEIWQKYGVRAQRPLADASHARIARGMDRFVIRAKRAFVVDLASDVRIAPSIQRFNTGATGNDMRGQMPTVTANGFIKRPGGAAPLGLLAPVLTYAQQGGANRPVDGQAHTITASDKDQNSVMCAFMAQHNNDSRRIGGVNPGRPINEAASTITHHQQLVSAYIARQFGTSTGHGVEVPSATIMADGQGKSQLVMPYLQSYYATGEGSREDEAMRTATVKPRHGHIEAALGAPPFTDQQAVRARQVAGFMRAHNLWDDREFVTVEVDGQTFVIVDIGMRMLTPRELYNAQGFPPDYKIDGYFDVTRIGHNGGPLWVPFPKSVQVSCVGNSVCPPVAKALVAANASHLAVRDVRVAA; encoded by the coding sequence ATGTCGATCGATGACATACATGCATTCGCAGAAAAGCAGGGTTGGGCAGATCCTATCATCTTCGACAGTTTCGCCGGTGGCGGCGGCGCTTCGGAAGGGATCAAGCAAGCGCTCGGCCGGTCGCCGAATTATGCGATCAATCACGATGCCGACGCATTGGCTCTGCACGAGGCAAACCATCCGGAGACGGTCCATCTCTCTGAAAACGTCTACAAGATCGACCCGCTCGACTATTTGCGCGGCAGGCATGTCGGCCTTGCCTGGTTCTCCCCCGATTGCAAGCACTTCTCCAAGGCCAAAGGCGGAAAGCCGGTCGCGCGGAACATCCGAGATCTCTGCTGGATCATTCCCGGCTGGATCGATCGTATCCAGCAGAGTGGTGGCAGGGTCGATATCGTCATCATGGAGAATGTCGAGGAATTCAAGGATTACGGCCCGCTGATCACCACAGATCGCGGCGAAGTGCCGGACCCGGCCCGCAAGGGTGAGACTTTTCAGAAATGGTGCAAGAAGCTACGCGGTCTCGGTGCCAAGATAGAGATGCGGGAACTTCGCGGCCGGGACTATGGTGCGCCGACCATCCGCAAGCGGCTCTTCATCATCATGCGTTTCGACGGGCAGAAGATCGTCTGGCCGAAGCCGACGCATGGGAGCCCGGATGATCCGGAAGTGATCGCTGGCCGCAAGTTGCCCTGGCCGATCGTCGCCGACTGCATCGACTGGAGCATACCGTGCCCGTCGATCTTCGATACGGCGGACGAGATCTGGCAGAAGTACGGCGTCAGGGCACAACGGCCGCTGGCCGACGCTTCCCATGCCCGTATCGCCCGCGGGATGGATCGCTTCGTTATCAGGGCAAAGCGCGCATTCGTTGTCGATCTGGCTAGTGACGTGCGCATCGCACCGTCGATCCAGCGCTTCAACACCGGTGCAACTGGCAATGACATGCGTGGTCAGATGCCTACCGTCACGGCCAACGGGTTCATAAAGCGGCCCGGCGGCGCGGCACCTTTAGGACTGCTCGCGCCGGTTCTGACCTATGCACAGCAAGGCGGCGCTAACCGTCCGGTCGACGGGCAGGCCCACACGATCACCGCCAGCGACAAGGATCAGAATTCGGTCATGTGCGCCTTCATGGCGCAGCACAACAACGATAGCCGCCGCATCGGAGGGGTAAATCCCGGCCGGCCGATCAATGAAGCCGCCTCGACGATCACTCACCATCAGCAGCTGGTTTCGGCGTATATCGCGCGCCAGTTCGGCACCTCGACGGGACACGGGGTCGAGGTACCGTCTGCGACTATCATGGCGGACGGGCAAGGCAAGAGCCAATTGGTGATGCCTTACCTCCAGTCCTATTACGCCACGGGCGAGGGCTCACGCGAGGACGAGGCGATGCGGACTGCCACCGTCAAGCCGCGCCACGGCCACATCGAGGCGGCGCTAGGTGCGCCGCCCTTCACCGATCAGCAGGCGGTAAGGGCTCGCCAGGTAGCGGGGTTCATGCGGGCGCACAATCTATGGGATGACCGCGAGTTCGTCACCGTGGAAGTCGACGGCCAGACATTCGTTATCGTCGATATCGGTATGCGCATGCTCACGCCGCGGGAACTTTACAACGCACAGGGCTTCCCACCCGACTACAAGATTGACGGCTACTTCGATGTCACGCGGATAGGTCATAACGGCGGCCCCTTGTGGGTGCCGTTCCCTAAATCGGTTCAGGTCTCCTGCGTTGGCAACAGCGTGTGCCCGCCGGTCGCAAAGGCGCTGGTGGCAGCGAACGCCAGTCATCTCGCCGTCAGGGATGTGAGGGTCGCGGCATGA
- a CDS encoding DUF4326 domain-containing protein: MTKPVRIQLLRKRGFRLEEASLAANGLLAMNVARPGRWGNPWKVKVRGRFHDTNAAAWAGAHDQEINYPFHRTQADAARRAAECYESALCEGRLTRVKIEEVTELRGSNLACWCSLDMPCHADVLLRLANPETIEDVHG; the protein is encoded by the coding sequence ATGACAAAGCCGGTCCGCATCCAGCTTTTGCGCAAGCGTGGGTTTCGCCTCGAAGAAGCATCGCTGGCAGCCAATGGGCTGCTGGCTATGAATGTCGCGCGCCCGGGCCGATGGGGCAATCCGTGGAAGGTAAAGGTCCGCGGGCGCTTCCACGACACGAATGCTGCGGCGTGGGCCGGCGCTCATGACCAGGAGATCAATTACCCCTTTCATCGAACGCAGGCAGACGCCGCGCGGCGCGCCGCTGAATGTTACGAGAGCGCCCTTTGCGAAGGCCGCCTGACGAGGGTGAAGATCGAAGAGGTCACCGAGCTACGAGGGAGCAACCTCGCATGCTGGTGCAGCCTCGATATGCCTTGCCACGCGGACGTTCTCCTGCGTCTCGCCAATCCGGAGACAATTGAAGATGTTCACGGCTGA
- a CDS encoding LexA family protein → MTQADVAAALDISTENYNRLEKGKTELTLTKMRKLAEIFNREPAELIADHGNVRTVRVRQHVQAGDWAESHLWEEEDCYDVQVPDDPDLRPFTLHGAESRGPSMNLRYPDGSALIYTDILETGETPVPGKRYIIEVERPDGLREATVKKLFKDDTGKLWLLPESNDPRHQVPIDPFEGDGNIVRVVGKVVFSVQREE, encoded by the coding sequence ATGACGCAGGCTGACGTTGCGGCCGCGCTCGACATTTCCACAGAAAATTACAATCGCCTTGAGAAGGGGAAGACCGAGCTGACGCTAACTAAAATGCGCAAGCTCGCCGAGATCTTCAATCGTGAGCCGGCCGAGTTGATTGCTGACCACGGCAACGTCAGGACGGTCCGCGTCAGGCAGCATGTTCAAGCGGGAGATTGGGCAGAATCTCACCTCTGGGAGGAGGAAGACTGCTACGACGTCCAGGTACCGGACGATCCGGACCTGCGCCCTTTTACATTACATGGCGCGGAGTCCCGCGGCCCGTCGATGAACCTGCGCTACCCGGATGGCTCCGCGCTTATTTATACGGACATCCTGGAAACGGGTGAGACACCCGTGCCCGGAAAGCGCTACATTATAGAGGTCGAACGGCCCGACGGCTTACGCGAGGCCACCGTCAAAAAGCTCTTCAAGGATGACACAGGCAAGCTCTGGCTGCTTCCCGAATCTAATGACCCACGTCACCAAGTCCCGATCGATCCATTCGAAGGCGACGGAAACATCGTTCGGGTTGTCGGCAAGGTAGTTTTTAGCGTACAACGCGAGGAATAG
- the dnaN gene encoding DNA polymerase III subunit beta codes for MFTAEKSALMAALALTANVVEKRNTIPILQNVLIEAGAAPGSLSARLTNLDIEASTPFKAIADVDFEPFTVPAGLLADIVRKLPDGCDVTVKRKGGKLDAVVIEAGRSKFSLQVLPASDFHEMKVPGGFQHRFTIAAGDFAAAITACGFAVSTEETRYYLNGIFLHPTAADAEHQGVILVATDGHRLSKRYVKAEMDPAMPGVIIPRQSIKVIEKILPKAGEIIVELSENLIRLSGGSSLITSKLVDGTFPDYVRVVPNGHDMEATLDAPTLAAAIDRVATVSGERGRAVRFSFAGGQLHLEVKNPDAGDASDTLSYDGHAELEIGFNARYVNDALSHLPGEQLTMALGDTNSPAVLRSIGAHPENLIVLMPMRV; via the coding sequence ATGTTCACGGCTGAAAAGTCCGCTCTCATGGCGGCGCTCGCCCTGACGGCCAATGTCGTCGAGAAGCGCAATACCATCCCGATCCTGCAAAACGTGCTGATCGAGGCAGGTGCGGCGCCGGGCTCGCTCTCGGCGCGCCTCACCAATCTCGACATCGAGGCATCGACGCCGTTCAAGGCCATCGCCGATGTCGATTTCGAGCCCTTCACCGTCCCCGCAGGGCTGCTCGCTGATATCGTCCGCAAGCTGCCGGACGGCTGCGACGTCACGGTCAAGCGCAAGGGCGGAAAGCTCGATGCCGTGGTGATCGAGGCGGGTCGCTCGAAGTTCAGCCTGCAGGTTCTGCCCGCGTCCGACTTTCACGAAATGAAGGTACCAGGCGGCTTTCAGCACCGCTTCACGATCGCCGCCGGCGACTTTGCCGCGGCGATTACTGCCTGTGGTTTCGCCGTCTCGACCGAAGAGACGCGCTACTACCTGAACGGCATCTTCCTGCATCCGACGGCGGCAGACGCCGAACACCAAGGCGTCATTCTCGTCGCGACCGACGGCCATCGCCTGTCGAAGCGCTACGTGAAGGCCGAGATGGACCCCGCCATGCCTGGCGTCATCATTCCCCGCCAGTCCATAAAGGTAATCGAGAAGATCCTGCCAAAGGCGGGCGAGATCATCGTCGAGCTTTCCGAAAACCTGATCCGGCTTTCGGGCGGCTCGTCGCTGATCACCTCTAAGCTCGTCGACGGCACCTTCCCCGATTACGTCCGCGTCGTGCCAAACGGCCACGACATGGAAGCGACGCTCGATGCGCCGACGCTCGCCGCCGCCATCGATCGCGTCGCCACGGTCAGCGGCGAGCGCGGTCGCGCCGTCCGCTTCAGCTTCGCCGGCGGCCAGCTGCACCTTGAAGTCAAGAACCCGGATGCCGGCGACGCCTCGGACACGCTGTCTTACGACGGCCACGCCGAATTGGAGATCGGCTTTAACGCACGATACGTCAACGACGCGCTGTCTCACCTGCCCGGCGAACAGCTGACCATGGCGCTTGGCGACACGAATTCCCCCGCCGTGCTCCGCAGCATCGGAGCCCATCCCGAAAACCTGATCGTGCTTATGCCGATGCGCGTGTGA
- a CDS encoding GcrA family cell cycle regulator, whose protein sequence is MNVHVTGAWTEERTRHAAKLWRDGLTASQIAAALGGISRNAVIGKATRNPDLFAPRRGVAPRIARPANVKQHAPKPKATAAIFRAPPKRVAAPPVTAPERPHGLFRHRDLSIDGATPIAFALIDRLQCSWPLTDFEDGDGPDMPCCGRPRRGGLAPDSAYCAEHAAVSRGAA, encoded by the coding sequence ATGAACGTCCACGTCACCGGCGCCTGGACCGAAGAGCGCACCCGGCATGCGGCCAAGCTGTGGCGGGACGGACTTACCGCCTCGCAGATTGCCGCTGCACTTGGCGGCATCAGCCGCAATGCCGTCATCGGAAAGGCAACCCGCAATCCTGATCTATTCGCGCCGCGCCGCGGTGTTGCGCCGCGTATCGCCAGGCCTGCGAATGTGAAGCAGCACGCGCCGAAGCCGAAGGCCACTGCCGCGATATTCCGCGCGCCGCCGAAGAGGGTCGCGGCGCCACCTGTGACGGCGCCCGAGCGGCCGCACGGTCTATTCCGCCACCGCGATCTTTCGATCGATGGCGCCACTCCCATCGCCTTCGCGCTGATCGATCGCCTCCAGTGCTCCTGGCCTTTGACCGACTTCGAGGACGGGGACGGTCCGGACATGCCATGCTGCGGCCGACCACGCCGCGGCGGCCTCGCACCGGACAGCGCGTATTGCGCCGAGCATGCCGCCGTTTCGCGAGGAGCCGCCTGA
- a CDS encoding DNA primase family protein, whose product MQDNLSTAMPDGLREIVQEALIQRGMDDPETPPVSDDSDETIEQGPPPPADGELKATLEYCAGLDHSDTDNGKRLLKHFGQDLLVVSQEKAKQALYGVWTGTHWDISNGGPKALAIAQQLGDRIAQERHYIKPSQSEQEKIEAGKAAADADAAGEDIDVGKRRLLAAREKALEAFGKRVKRRMDHAVSSKNIARMNAALACAAPHIIRSPDDLNADRMRFAVQNATLRFERQMQRQKNPKFVSREETPNVPETVDVCVAADVKVTKGHRREDLITHVAPVRYEPKAACPRWMRFLETMLPDPAVRRLVQVSSGLGLVGITVQYLFFHYGDGANGKSVYMETLCRLLGEVAVTLPATSLIGESGSSGGASPDLARLLGRRLLRVKELPEGEDLKENLVKELTGGETITARDLFAGYMDFDPIFVVIMSGNGYPKISGNDDGIWRRMAVVHWPVKVPEAERREFEEMLGYFRPEYPGILNWLIEGVRIYLKEGLVIPDAVRSATQDYRDDMDRTSAFVARCVVRDETADPLQAKFLYSAYCRFTEDEGGKPMNVTAFGRAMSKKFKKDTSQRLHYYNGIRLRDVPEPHHDTPEPPPGRFSDDEPLPEVF is encoded by the coding sequence ATGCAAGATAATCTATCGACCGCTATGCCGGACGGCCTGCGCGAGATCGTCCAGGAGGCGCTCATTCAGCGCGGCATGGATGACCCCGAAACCCCACCCGTCTCAGACGATTCGGATGAAACTATCGAGCAAGGGCCTCCACCGCCTGCCGATGGTGAACTGAAGGCGACACTCGAATATTGCGCCGGGCTCGATCATTCCGATACCGACAACGGCAAGCGCCTGCTGAAGCATTTCGGGCAAGATCTACTTGTCGTCAGCCAGGAGAAGGCGAAGCAGGCGCTCTATGGTGTCTGGACCGGCACGCATTGGGATATTTCGAACGGCGGGCCGAAAGCGCTTGCGATCGCGCAGCAGCTCGGCGACCGGATCGCGCAGGAGCGCCATTACATCAAGCCGTCGCAATCCGAGCAGGAGAAGATCGAGGCTGGCAAGGCGGCGGCTGACGCCGACGCGGCGGGCGAAGATATCGACGTCGGAAAGCGCCGGTTGCTCGCGGCGCGCGAGAAGGCGCTCGAAGCCTTTGGCAAGCGCGTGAAGCGGCGGATGGATCATGCCGTCTCGTCGAAGAACATCGCGCGCATGAACGCTGCGCTCGCCTGCGCCGCTCCGCATATCATCCGTTCGCCCGACGATCTCAACGCCGACCGCATGCGCTTCGCCGTCCAGAATGCCACGTTGCGCTTCGAACGGCAGATGCAGCGGCAGAAGAACCCGAAATTCGTCAGCCGGGAGGAAACGCCGAATGTGCCGGAGACTGTCGACGTCTGCGTTGCTGCCGACGTCAAGGTGACGAAGGGCCATCGCCGCGAGGATCTGATTACTCACGTCGCGCCTGTGCGCTACGAGCCTAAGGCGGCATGCCCGCGATGGATGAGATTCCTCGAGACTATGCTGCCCGACCCTGCCGTGCGGCGCCTGGTGCAGGTCTCGTCAGGCCTCGGCCTCGTCGGCATCACGGTCCAGTATTTGTTCTTCCACTACGGCGACGGCGCCAACGGCAAATCGGTCTACATGGAAACGCTCTGCCGCCTGCTCGGCGAGGTGGCGGTAACCCTGCCGGCGACGAGCTTGATCGGCGAGAGCGGATCGTCCGGCGGCGCTTCTCCGGACCTCGCCCGCCTGCTCGGCCGTCGCCTGCTGCGCGTCAAGGAACTGCCGGAGGGCGAGGACCTCAAGGAAAACCTCGTCAAGGAACTGACGGGCGGCGAGACGATCACGGCACGCGATCTATTCGCGGGGTATATGGACTTCGATCCGATCTTCGTCGTCATCATGAGCGGCAACGGCTATCCGAAGATCAGCGGCAATGACGACGGCATCTGGCGACGCATGGCCGTGGTGCACTGGCCGGTGAAGGTGCCGGAGGCTGAGCGGCGCGAATTCGAGGAGATGCTCGGCTATTTCCGCCCGGAATATCCCGGCATCCTCAACTGGCTGATCGAGGGCGTGAGGATCTACCTCAAGGAAGGCCTCGTCATCCCTGATGCGGTCAGGAGCGCGACACAGGACTATCGCGACGACATGGACCGGACCTCGGCCTTCGTGGCGCGATGTGTGGTGAGGGACGAGACGGCCGATCCGCTGCAAGCGAAGTTCCTCTACTCGGCATATTGCCGCTTTACCGAGGACGAGGGCGGTAAGCCGATGAACGTGACAGCGTTCGGTCGCGCCATGTCGAAGAAGTTCAAGAAGGACACCTCGCAGCGGCTTCACTACTACAACGGCATCAGGTTGCGCGACGTTCCGGAGCCGCACCACGACACGCCAGAGCCGCCGCCCGGACGCTTCAGTGACGACGAGCCCTTGCCGGAGGTCTTTTGA
- the ssb gene encoding single-stranded DNA-binding protein has protein sequence MAGSVNKVILLGHLGADPEIRRTQDGRSIASIRLATSESWRDRTSGERREKTEWHSIVVFAEPLVKLVEQFVKKGSKIYVEGQLQTRKWQDRDGQDRYSTEIVLQGFNTSIQLLDKREGSGYRAGGDGPGDYGLDGDRATRAASGSSGAPANFSRDMDDDIPFAPEWRG, from the coding sequence ATGGCCGGCTCCGTCAACAAAGTCATTCTCCTCGGCCATCTCGGCGCCGATCCCGAAATCCGCCGGACGCAAGACGGCCGCTCGATCGCCTCGATCCGGCTCGCTACCTCGGAAAGCTGGCGCGACCGCACGTCCGGCGAGCGCCGCGAAAAGACCGAATGGCACAGCATCGTCGTCTTCGCCGAGCCGCTGGTGAAGCTCGTCGAGCAGTTCGTGAAGAAGGGCTCGAAAATCTACGTCGAGGGCCAGCTCCAGACGCGCAAGTGGCAAGACCGCGACGGCCAAGATCGGTATTCGACCGAGATCGTCCTGCAGGGTTTCAACACCTCCATTCAGTTGCTCGACAAGCGCGAAGGCTCCGGCTACCGCGCCGGCGGCGACGGTCCGGGTGATTACGGCCTCGATGGGGATCGCGCCACGCGCGCGGCCTCCGGCTCCAGCGGCGCGCCTGCCAACTTCTCCCGAGACATGGATGACGACATTCCCTTTGCGCCGGAATGGCGCGGATAA
- a CDS encoding DUF2303 family protein, with the protein MQDGNIEVLEPFKSITGIAIDEITSLADKAASQLATVKLTQPIPGVPTEIPVFVDRERGVIGGVHSLFEHYRFSPARKTGTAKVTTLESFIDLVTRHGTNDSAIFANTNWQKPSLTAVIDYHRTTPGGAADNGKHRIHYEFPLSEEWQAWNAIDGKPLEQEQFAQFIEDHIAELAAPDDQESEDFRHKFSFRVAYPTELVTLSRGLQVFSETRVKNAVTLQSGEGQITFEEEHRDSNGNKMDVPGMFILAVPPFFMGDPARIPVRLRYRLSGGSIKWIVKLYRPDVYITQQVLRDMERAASETGLPHFQGAPEMTGV; encoded by the coding sequence ATGCAAGATGGAAACATCGAAGTGCTCGAACCGTTCAAGAGCATCACCGGCATCGCCATCGACGAAATCACGTCGCTTGCCGACAAGGCCGCTTCGCAGCTCGCGACGGTGAAGCTGACGCAGCCGATCCCGGGTGTCCCAACCGAAATCCCAGTCTTCGTCGATCGCGAGCGGGGCGTGATCGGTGGCGTTCACAGCCTCTTCGAGCACTACCGCTTCTCACCTGCGCGCAAAACCGGCACGGCGAAAGTTACGACTCTGGAAAGCTTCATCGACCTGGTCACCCGGCACGGTACGAATGACAGCGCCATCTTCGCCAACACAAACTGGCAGAAGCCGTCGCTCACGGCCGTGATCGATTATCACAGAACGACGCCGGGCGGGGCGGCTGATAACGGCAAGCACCGCATCCACTACGAGTTCCCGCTCTCCGAGGAGTGGCAGGCGTGGAACGCTATCGACGGCAAGCCGCTTGAGCAGGAGCAGTTCGCCCAATTCATCGAAGACCATATCGCCGAACTGGCCGCGCCAGACGATCAGGAAAGCGAGGACTTCCGCCACAAGTTCAGCTTCCGCGTCGCGTATCCGACCGAGCTGGTGACGCTTTCGCGCGGCCTCCAGGTCTTTTCCGAAACGCGCGTCAAGAACGCCGTCACGCTGCAGAGCGGCGAAGGCCAGATCACCTTTGAAGAAGAGCACCGCGACTCCAACGGCAACAAGATGGATGTTCCGGGCATGTTCATCCTCGCCGTTCCACCCTTCTTCATGGGCGATCCTGCCCGCATTCCCGTGCGCCTGCGCTATCGCCTTTCCGGCGGCAGCATCAAGTGGATCGTCAAACTCTACCGCCCGGACGTCTACATCACCCAGCAGGTCTTGCGTGACATGGAACGCGCCGCTTCCGAAACCGGTCTGCCGCATTTCCAGGGCGCGCCGGAAATGACTGGCGTCTGA
- a CDS encoding DUF7146 domain-containing protein, which yields MSDPIIDDFVLRAQAVTVTEAAASLDIRVPKGDKGQPCPQCGGKDRFSINATKQVWNCRGCGNGGRTGIGLAGHVLRYDLHSRSGFLEACAAVLGESIPEGGERESAEERAARETRMAESRARIASEEAERERQQNDFRDREMQRARGIYFNAQECLDETLYGARMVRAYLRRRTGYMVPMETFINLRFDGNHTYWHGQDEFGRPASIHSGPAMIAPFVTLDGQVTGCHETWIDMQNAPKFRPDLGRDDKGETLTTKKMRGTKKGSLIPILGDMEAQRWLGGEGIETVAAVAGYEGFRSDTFYFAAGDLGNLAGPADRSKGRSESHVGANGKKVRVYPYPKSDQDAAEAIQLPPHVNAFVLLADGDSEFYFTAAAMARAKARLARDGRSIRIWWPPQGMDFASLLSERA from the coding sequence ATGAGCGATCCCATCATCGACGATTTCGTTTTGCGCGCGCAGGCGGTCACGGTGACCGAGGCTGCCGCCAGTCTCGATATTCGCGTTCCGAAAGGCGACAAGGGACAGCCTTGCCCGCAATGCGGCGGCAAGGACCGGTTCTCGATCAATGCCACAAAACAGGTCTGGAATTGCCGTGGCTGCGGCAACGGCGGTCGAACGGGCATCGGTCTTGCTGGTCATGTGCTGCGCTATGACCTGCATTCGCGATCCGGTTTCCTGGAAGCCTGCGCCGCCGTGCTCGGAGAATCGATCCCTGAAGGCGGAGAGCGGGAGAGCGCGGAAGAGCGGGCCGCTCGCGAAACGCGCATGGCGGAAAGCCGGGCGCGGATCGCGTCAGAGGAGGCCGAGCGCGAGCGACAGCAGAATGACTTCCGTGATCGCGAGATGCAGCGGGCACGCGGCATTTATTTCAATGCGCAGGAATGCCTCGACGAAACCCTGTATGGCGCCCGGATGGTCCGGGCCTATCTGCGCCGCAGGACCGGCTATATGGTGCCGATGGAGACATTCATCAACCTGCGCTTCGACGGCAACCATACATACTGGCACGGACAGGACGAGTTCGGCCGTCCTGCTTCGATCCATTCCGGCCCGGCAATGATCGCGCCATTCGTCACCCTCGATGGTCAGGTCACGGGCTGCCATGAGACCTGGATCGATATGCAGAACGCGCCGAAATTCCGGCCCGATCTCGGACGGGACGACAAGGGCGAGACACTGACCACCAAGAAGATGCGCGGTACGAAGAAGGGATCGCTGATCCCGATCCTTGGTGACATGGAGGCTCAGCGCTGGCTTGGTGGCGAGGGGATCGAGACGGTCGCGGCGGTTGCCGGTTACGAAGGCTTCCGTTCCGATACCTTCTATTTTGCTGCCGGCGACCTTGGAAATCTGGCTGGCCCTGCTGATCGCTCGAAGGGGCGCAGCGAGAGCCATGTCGGAGCCAACGGCAAGAAGGTGCGCGTCTATCCGTACCCGAAGTCCGACCAGGACGCGGCCGAGGCGATCCAGCTGCCGCCGCATGTCAATGCGTTCGTGCTGCTCGCCGACGGCGACAGCGAATTTTACTTCACCGCGGCCGCGATGGCACGGGCGAAAGCCCGCCTCGCAAGGGACGGCCGCAGCATCCGCATCTGGTGGCCCCCGCAAGGGATGGATTTCGCCAGTCTGCTTTCCGAAAGGGCTTGA
- a CDS encoding helix-turn-helix domain-containing protein codes for MKLKEWRLTRELTLAEMASALEIENARTYQRYEDGENRTDAPLVERIIAFTGGSVSLDDLHAQRLDWLRANRPEAFGRREAAE; via the coding sequence ATGAAGCTGAAAGAGTGGCGACTTACGCGAGAGCTAACGCTGGCTGAAATGGCATCTGCGCTCGAAATCGAAAACGCGCGGACCTACCAGCGTTATGAGGACGGCGAAAACCGCACTGACGCTCCGCTCGTAGAGCGCATTATCGCGTTCACGGGCGGAAGCGTCTCTCTCGACGACCTTCACGCTCAACGCCTCGACTGGCTTCGCGCAAACCGCCCCGAAGCTTTTGGTCGACGGGAGGCCGCAGAATGA